ACACCAGTATGTGGACATATAAACATACCAGTAGAATCAGCAAGAGCTGTTGCATCCATCAACTCTTCCTCTGTAGCTTCCTCAACAATCCCATTAGATTTCTTCAACGCATACACAGCTCTATCAATCGAAACAGGGTCACCAATCTGAATAGCAGAAGCAAATGTAGTGTTTGCTTTCAATGGATTGAAATCTTCTTTAAACCCAGATTTGTAATGCAAGTAAAGTGGATTTGCATTAGCAGCTTGAGCACAAACAAGCCTAGGGATACGATCAACAAGACCTAACTCTTTACACATATGAAACCCTTTGTAAAACGCATAGATGTTACCAAGATTGCCTCCAGGAACAATGACCCAATCAGGAACTTGCCAATTAAACTGCTGCAGAATCTCAATCGCCGCCGTCTTTTGACCTTCGAGACGGAGGCTGTTGAGAGAGTTCGCCAAGTAAATAGGAAGCTCCGCCGTAACTTCTCTGATCAAATGCATACATCCGTCAAAATCAGTGTCAATACTAAGCACAAACGCTCCGTTTGCAATCGGCTGCACAAGCTGAGCCATGGAGATTTTATCCGCAGGTAAGAAGACAATCGAGGGGATTCCAGCGGAAGCACAGTAAGCAGAGAGAGCAGCGGAGGTATCTCCAGTAGAAGCGCAACCAACTCCGATGACTGGTTTGTTCATTTTCCGGAGACGATTCacctgagaaacaaaaaaataacataaagttGTAAACTTTATTGAAGATGGTTATACAGTTGTAAACTTTATGAAAGATGATTCACCTGAGAAACGAGAACACTCATGCCCAGATCTTTAAAGGAGCCAGTGTGGCTGATTCCACAATGTTTCACCCAAAGATCGTTCATTTGCAGATACTGTTTACCAAATCTCTCAGCCC
This sequence is a window from Arabidopsis thaliana chromosome 1 sequence. Protein-coding genes within it:
- a CDS encoding Pyridoxal-5'-phosphate-dependent enzyme family protein (Pyridoxal-5'-phosphate-dependent enzyme family protein; FUNCTIONS IN: pyridoxal phosphate binding, catalytic activity, threonine synthase activity; INVOLVED IN: threonine biosynthetic process, metabolic process, cellular amino acid metabolic process; LOCATED IN: chloroplast; EXPRESSED IN: 23 plant structures; EXPRESSED DURING: 13 growth stages; CONTAINS InterPro DOMAIN/s: Threonine synthase (InterPro:IPR004450), Pyridoxal phosphate-dependent enzyme, beta subunit (InterPro:IPR001926), Serine/threonine dehydratase, pyridoxal-phosphate-binding site (InterPro:IPR000634); BEST Arabidopsis thaliana protein match is: Pyridoxal-5'-phosphate-dependent enzyme family protein (TAIR:AT4G29840.1); Has 6773 Blast hits to 6773 proteins in 2056 species: Archae - 400; Bacteria - 4271; Metazoa - 80; Fungi - 26; Plants - 85; Viruses - 0; Other Eukaryotes - 1911 (source: NCBI BLink).) — its product is MASFSLPHSATYFPSHSETSLKPHSAASFTVRCTSASPAVPPQTPQKPRRSPDENIRDEARRRPHQLQNLSARYVPFNAPPSSTESYSLDEIVYRSQSGALLDVQHDFAALKRYDGEFWRNLFDSRVGKTNWPYGSGVWSKKEWVLPEIDDDDIVSAFEGNSNLFWAERFGKQYLQMNDLWVKHCGISHTGSFKDLGMSVLVSQVNRLRKMNKPVIGVGCASTGDTSAALSAYCASAGIPSIVFLPADKISMAQLVQPIANGAFVLSIDTDFDGCMHLIREVTAELPIYLANSLNSLRLEGQKTAAIEILQQFNWQVPDWVIVPGGNLGNIYAFYKGFHMCKELGLVDRIPRLVCAQAANANPLYLHYKSGFKEDFNPLKANTTFASAIQIGDPVSIDRAVYALKKSNGIVEEATEEELMDATALADSTGMFICPHTGVALTALMKLRKSGVIGANDRTVVVSTAHGLKFTQSKIDYHSKNIKEMACRLANPPVKVKAKFGSVMDVLKEYLKSNDK